A window from Dehalobacter sp. DCA encodes these proteins:
- a CDS encoding AbrB/MazE/SpoVT family DNA-binding domain-containing protein, whose amino-acid sequence MKIIKMKSEVDKNGQIVIPAEAVGNAGLNPGDEICLTMMVQEEVNHHCPLVLITSEGVEIAVPLFELQKDDEKFSPEYELPEDELHIPHELLESADIPLDSDLDVICAEGAIVIAASDILDRLPDELRGLFEDLGIDPGTVRDVMRKEGYFV is encoded by the coding sequence ATGAAAATTATTAAAATGAAGTCTGAGGTAGACAAAAATGGCCAGATTGTTATTCCTGCAGAAGCCGTAGGCAATGCCGGGCTGAATCCCGGGGATGAGATCTGCCTCACCATGATGGTGCAGGAGGAAGTAAATCACCACTGCCCTCTGGTTCTTATCACATCTGAGGGAGTGGAGATTGCCGTCCCTCTCTTTGAATTGCAGAAGGATGACGAGAAATTTTCTCCGGAATATGAACTCCCGGAGGACGAACTGCATATACCCCACGAACTGCTGGAGTCTGCGGACATCCCATTAGACAGCGACTTGGATGTCATTTGTGCCGAGGGTGCCATTGTCATCGCTGCGTCGGATATCCTTGATCGCCTGCCGGACGAGCTGCGTGGGCTCTTCGAGGATCTTGGCATAGACCCCGGCACCGTTCGTGACGTTATGAGAAAGGAGGGATACTTCGTATGA
- a CDS encoding DNA adenine methylase, which produces MNSIISWVGGKKALRDMIYQRMPKEFGRYIEVFGGGGWVLFGRPPDAAMEVYNDFNSDLANLFRCVRDRPFALLKELNFFPLNGRDEFNVLKKYLEKEEFTNEYLWEELEIAQRFLNEPQFEEIKQILLENAQMNDVKRAAAFYRLIRLSYGSGCTSYGCQPFDIRKTFHLLWQGSRRLKDTVIENKDFEALIKQYDRENAFIYCDPPYYQTEGHYAVEFKKDDHYRLRDTLASCQGKWLVSYNDCEFIRELYKDFNIEAVSRINNLAQRYDNGCEYAEVLISNYDTAERLSDMPSQMNLFDSELLFDPQL; this is translated from the coding sequence TTGAACAGCATCATCAGTTGGGTGGGCGGCAAAAAGGCTCTGCGGGATATGATCTATCAGCGTATGCCGAAGGAATTCGGAAGGTACATTGAGGTCTTCGGCGGTGGAGGCTGGGTGCTGTTCGGACGGCCTCCGGACGCCGCTATGGAGGTCTACAACGATTTCAATTCAGACCTGGCAAATCTGTTCCGCTGTGTCCGCGACCGTCCCTTTGCTCTTCTCAAAGAGCTGAATTTCTTTCCGTTAAACGGACGCGACGAATTTAATGTCCTTAAAAAATATCTGGAGAAGGAGGAATTCACAAATGAGTACCTGTGGGAAGAGCTTGAGATTGCTCAGAGATTTCTCAATGAACCTCAGTTTGAGGAAATAAAGCAGATCCTTCTGGAAAATGCACAGATGAATGACGTAAAACGCGCTGCCGCCTTTTACAGACTTATCCGCCTAAGCTATGGAAGCGGCTGCACCAGTTACGGATGTCAGCCCTTCGATATCCGGAAAACCTTTCATCTTCTCTGGCAGGGCAGCCGGAGGCTTAAGGATACTGTCATTGAGAATAAAGACTTTGAAGCTTTGATTAAGCAGTACGACCGTGAAAATGCCTTCATCTATTGCGACCCGCCATATTATCAGACGGAAGGACACTACGCCGTGGAATTTAAAAAAGACGATCACTATCGTTTGCGGGACACTCTTGCATCCTGCCAGGGGAAATGGCTCGTCAGCTATAACGACTGTGAATTCATTCGCGAGCTGTACAAGGACTTTAATATTGAAGCGGTCAGCCGCATCAACAACCTTGCCCAGCGCTATGACAATGGATGCGAATACGCTGAAGTCCTGATCTCTAACTACGACACTGCCGAAAGGCTGAGTGATATGCCGTCCCAGATGAATCTTTTCGACTCCGAACTGTTATTTGACCCACAACTATAA
- a CDS encoding RNA polymerase sigma factor, with translation MNDATALLGVQRGNGAALDAIIKKYTPYVGAIAQGIIGTSMSEADIEEVCADVFITLWKNADKPSADKLKSWLGSVARNRAKNKLREIGASLSLDDDEIVVVADADVEGGVITNELAATVRNAVNALGNPDCEIFLRHYYYYQTVSTIADEMHLSQSAVKSRLARGREKLKIHLAERGVENEYKNFGLNELY, from the coding sequence TTGAATGACGCAACTGCACTACTCGGAGTTCAGCGCGGAAATGGAGCCGCGCTTGACGCTATAATCAAAAAATACACGCCGTATGTCGGTGCGATTGCTCAGGGCATTATCGGCACATCGATGAGCGAAGCGGATATTGAAGAAGTTTGCGCCGATGTATTCATCACGTTATGGAAGAACGCCGATAAGCCAAGTGCGGACAAACTGAAATCGTGGCTCGGTAGCGTCGCACGGAATCGCGCGAAGAATAAGCTCCGTGAAATCGGTGCGTCGCTATCGCTCGATGATGACGAAATAGTGGTCGTCGCTGACGCAGACGTGGAGGGCGGCGTTATCACGAACGAACTCGCCGCAACCGTTCGCAATGCGGTGAACGCTCTTGGCAATCCCGACTGTGAGATTTTTTTGCGGCACTATTATTACTATCAGACCGTATCGACGATTGCAGACGAAATGCACTTGTCACAATCCGCTGTAAAAAGCAGACTCGCACGGGGGCGCGAAAAACTCAAAATTCATCTCGCCGAAAGGGGTGTTGAAAATGAATATAAAAATTTCGGACTTAATGAATTGTATTGA